A window of Thermocladium sp. ECH_B genomic DNA:
TAATATCGCTATTGCCCAATTAATGACCGGATTATAGAGNAGGCCTGGAATCACTTTGCATCACCCATTACTGCACGCAATGAAGCAAATGGTTTAAGCCCCAGTAGCTTGCTTACCATAAATACTTGAGGCGGTGAGACAGCCCACTCCTTATGATTAAGCGCCTCCGTGAATACGTTCTCGGCGGAGTCAGCCATGACTATTCTCCCCCCATTCATGACTATCACCTTATCGCTGTACTCACCCACTTGCTTCATGTTATGGGTAACCATGAACACCGTTAAGCCAAGCTTTGATTGAAGCTCCTTAACGTAACTCATCATGGTCTCCCCCGTGTCGTAATCTAGTCCCCTCGTTGGTTCATCCAGCATCAAGACCAGCGGCCTCGCCACTAGCACAGCAGCAAGGCTAACTAATCGTCGTTGACCCACGGATAAGCGGTGAGGGGATTCCTTTAGTAATCCATTTAACTTAAACATGCTTACCACATCATTGAACACGGACTCATCCTTAATACCAACGGTATTCATTGTGAACCTTATCTCGTTCTCCACCGTGGAGTTAAACAACATGTAATCTGGATCTTGAAACACGTAGCCCACTAATGAGGCGAGGCGATTACGGGGAGCCCTGGAAACATCGACACCAGCCACTAATATCTTACCTCTCTGTGGTCTATAAATGCCGCTGATCAGATTCATTAATGTGCTTTTTCCACTGCCATTGGGCCCAATTACGCTCACGAATTCACCGCTCTTAACCATAAGATTAATGCCGTTCAATACCCAATCAGAATTTTTCTCATATCTAAAGAATAGATCCTCAACTATTATCCTGGGTTCGCCACCGCTTGAATGCATGATGTCATGGATATCCAATTGCTTTACTGCCTGGCCATCTACCTCAATGAATTCATCAACGGTTATCGGCATGAATTCGGAGTTACCCTGAATTGACTTATGAAGAAGCGTGACTTGGGGCTCCTCGAGTCCATACTTGGCTATGCCTGCTTTAAGGACTTTATGGGGCTCATCATCCATGATTATGGATCCATTATCCATAACCACTATCCTATCAACCATATTGATCGCTCGCTCCAATTTATGCTCCGACATTATCACCGTGAGCCTATGATCCTTATTAAGGGACCTAATTAAGCCAAAAACCTCCTCCGTGCCCACCGAGTCTAATTGAGAGGTCGGCTCATCTAGCACGAGCAACTTTGGCCTTAGTGCCAGGGCATTTGCAAATGCTAATCTCTGTTTTTGGCCGCCACTTAGTAGAAAGGTTGGATGAGAGCGATTGCTCCAGAGATTGACTAATCGCAGGGAATCCTCTACTCGCTTCACCATTTCATCACGCGGAACAGCCATGTTCTCTAATCCGAAGGCCACATCATCCTCAACTATTAGGGAGAATATTTGGTTCTCCGGCGTCTGATACACTGTGCCAACCATCGTGGATAACTTATGGAGAGGCGTTTCCCGCGTGGATTGCCCAAATACATGAACTGATCCCTCCATTTCGACGCTAATTATGTGGGGAATCACGCCATTAATTGCATTTAGAAGCGTGGATTTACCTGAACCTGTTTTCCCCGTTAATAGAATGAATTCGCCCTCCTCTATTGATAATGATACATTGCGTAAAGCCAACTCATGTCTTCCGAAATACGCCACCGAGAGATCCTCTATCTCAACAGCCTTCATGAAATACCCACCGAATTTATTTTCATGAAAGTAAATTAAATTATATTGCTCCCTTCACTACCCGCTTTATATACGCCACAAAGGGCAGCGATATGAGGCCCATAACTATGCCGCCGCCCACGCTTGCTATTGTTGTAGCATATACCAGGCTCGGCTTATATACAAAGCCGCTGACGAAAGTCGCAAAGAATCCCCTATAGAATAAGCTATATGCCACCGCCATTGGAATGGCCCCAATTAATGCATCTAACACCATTAGCACATAGCCAACAGTGGTGGCTTTGCTTGCTTGCGCCTTTATCCTCTCCTCTAGAGAAGCTCCAGCGGATGTGGAGCCAGGCCTTGACTTAATATAGGGCGAGAGAAACAGTTCACCACGATATGCAAGCCACATGTCTAATATGGCTCCATAGGCCAATATCTCATAAATAAAGTAGAATGGTTCGCCGCCGAATCCATAATGGAATATATCGGATAGCAACGTATATACAAACATTGTTATAGCCATTGTGCCCGGCTTACCCACAAGAGCCGCCACGGTCAATAAGAGGAATATCTCGCCTATCATGGGGTAATAGAACCACGTGGTAATTGCTCCCACCTTAGGTATTATGGGCGATATAAAGAAGTTATAGACTATTAATAAAGCAACGATCAATGCTATATACACGAAATCAATTGTTTTAAATGATGAGAATTTGCCGCTTCGCCAAATCCACGCCAATACCCCCACATATATCAATCCATAAATCAATATCACATACCATGGTATCACGGAGTTCAGATTAAAATGCACGCCATTCCACACCGCGCTTGATGCGAATATTATTAACTGCATATAGTGATCGATAATCGATATTTTTATAAAACTTATTTACTGAAAATCCTAACAATATCTGTGTATATATAGGCATAATTATAGTTCTAAACCATTTAAGCAAGAAGCAAAACATAAGAAACGAAACCAATATTGATCCCCTCCCGACTTGAGGGGCTCCTTGACTGGGAGTTACATCCTTATGGGCTCTCTCCCCCTTCCCTGGGCATCGCCGGCAACCCGCTCCCCCAAGATTAATCCAGAGAACAAGGGGAGAGAAGCACCAATTACCCGCCCCCTAAAGGGGAAAGCTTGCCGTTCTTCTATCATCAGGTCTACTATTATTTAATCCTAGTCATGTTGAGAGACTTATCGTAAGGATTGGTGGGCCCGCCGGGATTTGAACATCCCCCAAGCAATTGCTTGACCGGGGCCTTTACCGCCGTTGGCATCGGTTATCAGCCGATCGCTCCACCATGCTGAGCTACGGGCCCGTTCACCATGATTACCCCAAATGGTTTTTAAGGATTTCCGTACTGAAAACGTTTTAATTAACTCCGGCCTCCATGATGGGACCCCTTGAGGGGGGATTATGTCCTCTTTAGTTACCGCTACTCCATGATGCGCGATTAATGATTGGCTTAACCGCTGAGACAACTATTGCCGCCCTCGCAAGGCTCGTCATTGATTTTATCATTAACCAATAATGTTTTAAAGCGGTGAAGCACAATGAGCACGTGTCGATGCANTATATAAAAGGCNTTGAGGCATATATTCACGGCTTCTACGAAAAGGCTGTAAAGGAATACATAGAAGCAATAAAAGAGGAACCAAGGAATCCCCTGTACCATAATTGCCTTGGTCTGGCTCTGATGGCGATGAAGCGATACGATGAGGCGGCGCATGAATTTGAGGAAGCAATAAAAGAGGAACCAAGGAACCAAAGCTATCACGCTAATAAGTGTTTTGCATTAATTAAGCTCGGCAAGTGCGAGGAAGCAAAGCAGGAGGCACAAATGGCGGAGNCTGATCCTTCATTCTCTGGATTAAGTGATTATGTTGATGAAAGTTGCCATAACTACATCCGTAGATTTCGAGAGAAATAACGCAGATGTACTAATAGTAACAACCTTTACTAAAGTTGACGCAGAGCTTCTAAATAAACTACCTAATCTAAGATTCATCCAAGTAGCTAGTACTGGTTATGACAATGTGGATCTAGAGGAAGTCAAGCATAGAGGCATCATGTTAAGCAATATCCCGGTCGCCAATAAAGAAGCCGTGGCCGAGCATGTCATAATGTTCGCTTTGGCGTTGCTACGTAACTTGATACAACTAAATTCAGAAATAAAGGCTAAACAATGGCCGATACTAACCGGTGCACGCGAATTAAGGGGTATTCAATGCTTTTAAGGAAGCAGAGGAATTGGCGGAAGCCATTGGATGCCCCGTTTACGCCGAGCCATTAGCGCATAGATCCCCCTTTAATTCCAATAACAGGAGATTCGCAGGAGACTTACTTACTTCCTGGATCAACATTGATAAACATGAAGCTCTTGACCCATGATCTAATATTGATAATTGGAGGCGGAATAACTCTGTATCCATACTTACCATCCCCCCTCCTTCCAGGCAAGCACGTGATATCGGTGGGATTTGATGTAGACCCAAGGCTGGGGGAAGCATTTATCATGAATCCACGGATGTTCATGAGAGAGGCAGCCAAGAAGGTCACGCGTAAATGCGATTATAAGCGGGAAGAGGATTTGCTGTATATGAATAGGGTGGCGAGATCAAGGGCAGTGATGGGCATTGATTACGTCATGTATGAGGTACGGAAGATCTTTCAAGGCTTCACCATAGTTGATGAATCCATATCATACTCACCAACAGTTAGGAGCGTGATGGGATATGGCCATAATAAGTACTTCACAGCGAAGAGCGGGCAACTGGGTTGGGCATTATCAGCATCGCTGGGCATCTCAATAGCAGAGAAAAAAGTGCTCACCATGGTAGGAGATGGGTCCTTCATGTATTCCGTTCAAGGCTTATGGACAGCAGCCAAATACAAGTTACCTCTGAAGATCATTGTGCTAAGTAATGGCGGATACAATATATTAAAGAGCTACGCCAAGAGCTACTACCCAGAGCTCGAGACGGCTGATTATCTAAACATAGAGGCAAAAATAATTGATATAGCAAAAGGCTTCGGTATTGAGGCGGAAACAGCCGACAAAGACTTACGGGAACTTAAGTGGCTATATGAAGGTGAAGACCCGAAATTACTCTTGATAAATCTGGATAGAACTGTGCAGAAAATGTTCCTTTAATAGCGAGAGAGGAGACAAATTCTCCATCGTGGGGCATGGACATTATTTCCAGAAGTGTAGGGCATTTTCACTTACCATTATTTATTTTAATGAATTGATCCATGGCTATTTGAAGTATGGTTCCAGCTATGCGATGCTTCAAAATGCCTTTCACTGCATCGATAATCATTAATATAGGGCAATCATTTTATTATTTTATTAGCTGGACTCACTGCTCCTTTTCATTTTCATCCATATTATCCAGCGAGTCGCCTCTTAGATCTAAATCATCGCTTGATTCATCATCAATTGGGAAATCCTCATACTCAACTCCCTCTATCTTATCGCTCTCATCATTCTTCTGGCTGTTGTTCGATGCTTGAGGAATAACCGGAATAACTCCCTCCTTCTTTGGCTTTATTTCACCGGCATAATACTTATCCGCGAATTTATTGAAGTAATCCACAGGTAAGTATCCCTCCACTACATTAAAGACAGCCTCTAATCCGCAGTTGCTGCAGATAACGGTTNCTGTTTTTTCTTTTCTGTTCAATATAACGTTAACGCTGGTCATACCACAATGTGGACACTGAAATATCCTTGGCAGCTTCTTAGCTGGCTTGACTGCCAACTTTCTACGCACTTTTCTCCTACCCNTCAAGTTCAAGATTCTCGTTAAACCTATTTATTTCTTTTTCGGACAAATAAGTAATGAACTTAATGCTTAGTTNCCGAAACCAATAAAGCGTAGAAACTAGGCAGGAATCTTTATAAAAATAAGATCACATCGGGGATTCGCGTGTATCAATTGATTTACTTATTTGGGGAGGCATTCCTGCTCTACTTACTGACTGGCTGGGTAGTCTGGCTAAGCGGGAGGAGGGGAGGTGATGC
This region includes:
- a CDS encoding cobalt ABC transporter ATP-binding protein; this translates as MKAVEIEDLSVAYFGRHELALRNVSLSIEEGEFILLTGKTGSGKSTLLNAINGVIPHIISVEMEGSVHVFGQSTRETPLHKLSTMVGTVYQTPENQIFSLIVEDDVAFGLENMAVPRDEMVKRVEDSLRLVNLWSNRSHPTFLLSGGQKQRLAFANALALRPKLLVLDEPTSQLDSVGTEEVFGLIRSLNKDHRLTVIMSEHKLERAINMVDRIVVMDNGSIIMDDEPHKVLKAGIAKYGLEEPQVTLLHKSIQGNSEFMPITVDEFIEVDGQAVKQLDIHDIMHSSGGEPRIIVEDLFFRYEKNSDWVLNGINLMVKSGEFVSVIGPNGSGKSTLMNLISGIYRPQRGKILVAGVDVSRAPRNRLASLVGYVFQDPDYMLFNSTVENEIRFTMNTVGIKDESVFNDVVSMFKLNGLLKESPHRLSVGQRRLVSLAAVLVARPLVLMLDEPTRGLDYDTGETMMSYVKELQSKLGLTVFMVTHNMKQVGEYSDKVIVMNGGRIVMADSAENVFTEALNHKEWAVSPPQVFMVSKLLGLKPFASLRAVMGDAK